GTACACGAGGTACATTGGCCGAGACAATATTATCCATAACTGAATCATCAATGAACATACCTTCATTGGCACTTCCAAGGTAACAAATCCCCGCCTCAACGGCATGGGTCGTCGTACGAATCCTTTTCTCCGATCCCTCCACTTTTATGTGCCCTTCAAAATCAATGACACCAAAAAGGGCTTTTCCAATTGACGACTTATATGCACCACGAAGTCCCACAATTCCAAGCATTTCACCTTTTCTAAGCTCAAAATCAATCCTGTGAATATGGTCTGTCGTCAGTCCACGTACGCTTAGTATCTCTTCCCCAAAAGCAATGCGGCGCTTGGGATACTTGTGGACATCCTTTTCCGCAAATTCCAACATTCCTTCTAGAATGGTCTCCTCTGCCTCTTGTATCGCAACTATTTTACCATCCCGCATTGTAACAACCTGGTCAACTACTTGAAAAAGTTCATCCAAGCGATGCGAAGAGTAAATCGTTATCCGTTCATCTGTCATATATTTTTTGACCATAGTATTAAGAAACTGCACTTGATTCAAATCCAGCAAGGTCAAAGGTTCATCAATAATAAGGACATCCGGCTCTTTTGAGAGGGCAATAACCACTTCAAGCAGCTTTTGCGTTGCCATTTTTAATTCCCGAACATGAACCAATGGATCGATGTCCAATCCAAAGGCTTGAAGTATTTCTCCTGTTTTTCTTTTGGCTTGCTTCCAATCGATTCTTTTTAGTCCTAAAATAGATTGTCTCGGCTCACGATTCAAATACATGTTCTCATATACTGTCATATCCTGAAACAATCCATTTTCGTGACACACCATCTCTACCCTCAAGTCATGGGTGACCTGCCCAACATCTGGCTCTATCGTTTTGTTGATGATTTTTAACAACGTCGTCTTGCCTACACCATTTGTCCCTGTGACACCATAAATATTGCCCAGGTCAAACACAGCATTTTCAATGTTCAAAACCACATTATGATGATATGCTTTTTTCACATTTTCAATTAAAATACCTTTTCCACTCATACACTTCTCCTGCGATTAGTTCAACATTGACGTGTGCACCTTAATATTGTTCTCAAAATAAAACGCTTTAAAATCTTCCGGCATCTCTTTGTCCGATACAATGGTCATAATGGACTGTAGCGGCGCCATCTTGACAAGCCCACGTCGATGATATCGGTCACTTGGGACAACCAATATAATATCTCTAGAAACCTGATGAAGCTTCTTATACAGACGGACTTCATTTTTTTCATTGACGGTATACCCATACTGCAAGTCAACACCATCCGCTGTAATGAAAGCTTTTTCAATAAGCAGTTCATCGAGTTGGTCAAACTCTACAACATTGCCGCTGACCATATCAATCTCGCCACCCAGCATAACTAACTTATGATCTGTTTGCTTATATACAAACATTGCAATCTCCACATTATTGGTAACAATAATCATATCCTTGGCATCCACAAGACATTTTACTAACTCAAGCCCCATCCCGCTACCACCAATAAAAACCGTATCTCCAGGTTCTATAGTCTTAGCAGCAACTCCAGTAATACGTTGAAAGCATTGATTTTCATCATTGCTCTCTTCATCTATTTTATATTTTTTTTCATCTAAAGTCGCCCCACTCTTTTCAATGAGGATGGCGCCACCGTAAGTTTTTTCAACAAGCCCTTCTTTTTCCAATTTGTCTAAATCCCTACGAATAGTTACTTCTGAGACATCAAGCTCTTTGCTCAAATATGCTACTTCAACTGATTTCTTCTCTTTAACAAGCTCCCTTATCGCTTGCAGTCTTTCGATACCAAACATTTTATCACCTATATTTCTTTGTCTATTTTACGTCTTCCCCTATGTTCCGAATAATACTGAACAAATATATTTACAAGTAGTATTACACCCATAATTGCATTCATCAAATTCGAATCCACATAAGC
This sequence is a window from Vallitaleaceae bacterium 9-2. Protein-coding genes within it:
- a CDS encoding ATP-binding cassette domain-containing protein — protein: MSGKGILIENVKKAYHHNVVLNIENAVFDLGNIYGVTGTNGVGKTTLLKIINKTIEPDVGQVTHDLRVEMVCHENGLFQDMTVYENMYLNREPRQSILGLKRIDWKQAKRKTGEILQAFGLDIDPLVHVRELKMATQKLLEVVIALSKEPDVLIIDEPLTLLDLNQVQFLNTMVKKYMTDERITIYSSHRLDELFQVVDQVVTMRDGKIVAIQEAEETILEGMLEFAEKDVHKYPKRRIAFGEEILSVRGLTTDHIHRIDFELRKGEMLGIVGLRGAYKSSIGKALFGVIDFEGHIKVEGSEKRIRTTTHAVEAGICYLGSANEGMFIDDSVMDNIVSANVPRVRKLSRSAKQLISKYYLELLNVSNAGVDYLMENMSAGNKQKILLAKWFFSKSRVFIFNKPTANVDNSSKVDIYNIFTDLAETGAGIILISNDLEEIAGLCDRVLVIEAGKIKQEIQRKDLSVHNLVKALQDW
- a CDS encoding DeoR/GlpR family DNA-binding transcription regulator, which gives rise to MFGIERLQAIRELVKEKKSVEVAYLSKELDVSEVTIRRDLDKLEKEGLVEKTYGGAILIEKSGATLDEKKYKIDEESNDENQCFQRITGVAAKTIEPGDTVFIGGSGMGLELVKCLVDAKDMIIVTNNVEIAMFVYKQTDHKLVMLGGEIDMVSGNVVEFDQLDELLIEKAFITADGVDLQYGYTVNEKNEVRLYKKLHQVSRDIILVVPSDRYHRRGLVKMAPLQSIMTIVSDKEMPEDFKAFYFENNIKVHTSMLN